One Vallitalea okinawensis DNA window includes the following coding sequences:
- a CDS encoding DUF4340 domain-containing protein, whose protein sequence is MNRSKKLVIWVVVLVLLCGSLFAVTYYNDNKKEEEIPVKEEAIMISEIAKEDITKIALKNNNGEFDFVKVDENEWSITGYEDYEMKTYLVSNFESMFTSLRADRLIEEIGDETDLSKYGLADPFATIKATLVDGTAKTLSIGNKTPEGYAYYAMMEEDPTVYTVSNNYGRFASYDISDLRDDKVVNVDPTALAYLYIDLKDHDTIEITLEDNPDTYSTHKMIQPYNEPKSVDSYGFEEVVIPNFPTVSIDMYVDDNPTDLGKYGLDDPNLTFKAESLPDQQGNVLRMDYQFGDTYKEEDVEFIYFKPSDKNVIYGMRYNELLEKVVFDPFDLTDSLIYIVNILEVDQIIVSGMSEEYVLEMEREYNTVKKDDGKEEEEVTETFYLAGNVIEDEAFRDIYQLVIGLTADFDVREELDLSDSEKVTLQYNLADGTQKFVEYYTYPEDNNFYVTKMEEGLYYAVSADEVEFMFEMLNAVAEGEWPIEE, encoded by the coding sequence ATGAATCGTTCAAAGAAGTTAGTTATTTGGGTAGTCGTATTAGTATTACTTTGCGGTTCTTTATTTGCAGTGACTTACTACAATGATAATAAGAAGGAAGAAGAGATACCGGTTAAAGAAGAAGCCATTATGATATCCGAGATAGCAAAAGAAGATATTACCAAGATAGCTTTAAAGAATAACAATGGTGAATTTGATTTTGTAAAGGTTGATGAGAATGAATGGTCTATTACAGGTTATGAAGACTACGAGATGAAAACCTACTTGGTATCTAACTTTGAAAGTATGTTTACTTCCTTAAGAGCAGATCGCCTTATTGAGGAAATAGGAGATGAAACGGATTTATCAAAATATGGTTTAGCGGATCCTTTTGCTACTATTAAGGCAACTTTAGTAGATGGAACGGCAAAAACTTTATCTATAGGTAATAAAACTCCAGAAGGATATGCTTATTATGCCATGATGGAAGAGGATCCTACTGTCTACACGGTATCAAATAATTATGGTAGATTTGCAAGTTATGATATCAGTGATTTGAGAGATGATAAAGTTGTAAATGTAGATCCAACTGCATTAGCATATTTATATATCGATTTAAAAGATCATGACACCATTGAGATTACTTTAGAGGATAATCCTGACACATATTCCACCCATAAAATGATTCAGCCTTATAATGAACCTAAATCAGTAGACTCCTATGGCTTTGAAGAAGTGGTTATTCCTAATTTCCCTACAGTTAGTATTGATATGTATGTGGATGATAACCCTACAGATTTAGGGAAATACGGATTAGATGATCCCAACTTAACCTTTAAAGCTGAAAGCTTACCAGATCAACAAGGTAATGTTTTACGCATGGATTACCAGTTTGGTGATACTTATAAGGAAGAAGATGTGGAATTCATTTATTTTAAACCATCTGATAAGAACGTTATTTACGGTATGAGGTATAATGAGTTACTTGAGAAAGTAGTATTTGATCCATTTGACCTTACAGACTCACTGATTTATATTGTGAATATTTTAGAAGTAGATCAAATTATTGTTTCTGGTATGTCTGAGGAGTATGTCCTTGAGATGGAAAGAGAGTACAATACGGTTAAGAAAGATGACGGAAAGGAAGAAGAGGAAGTAACAGAGACTTTCTACCTTGCTGGTAATGTCATTGAAGATGAAGCCTTTAGAGATATCTATCAATTAGTCATTGGTCTTACTGCAGATTTTGACGTAAGAGAAGAGCTAGATCTAAGCGATAGTGAGAAAGTAACCCTTCAATATAACTTAGCTGATGGCACTCAAAAATTTGTAGAGTACTATACTTATCCAGAGGATAATAACTTCTATGTAACCAAAATGGAAGAAGGCTTATACTATGCGGTGTCTGCTGATGAAGTAGAATTCATGTTTGAAATGCTTAATGCAGTAGCTGAAGGTGAATGGCCTATAGAAGAATAA
- a CDS encoding GldG family protein, translated as MSKENKIKSENKGSFKSKKLRYGGYSAVVSFILIAILIVVNLVVSELNLTFDLTPNSIFSISDTTETLLENNEDPITVYALYEAGGEDETIMNILKDYEKASNYINVQSIDPVLNPNFVEQYKTGPDEMIQTGSLIVVNENAPTRFRVVSPYDMYAYNQYTQQQTLDAEQAITSAIDYVIKEELPMVYVVSGHNESSLSYSLTEQLKSQNYESKEVNLLTDEIEAAEDNIIVINSPKLDLTEDETVKVTEYMEAGGRAIIFVDFNTPDMPNFNSILKRYGLAVDSGVIVEGDKSHMMGYYANILLPNLESHDITDGLAANDLNVVIPQAAAIRELDQKKSQTDVTPLLTTTKDAYLKADPNSQTVEMEEGDVPGPFNVAVAVTEDNYNDIENTTLTSKLVVVSTSAIMEDSLIASTGNLDFLINGANWLSDQEDSISILPKSEMLERLVLDQTQALLYAGFFIILLPLIVIVYGISVWLRRRHL; from the coding sequence ATGAGTAAGGAAAATAAGATAAAATCAGAGAATAAAGGCTCTTTTAAATCTAAAAAATTAAGATACGGTGGCTATTCAGCAGTTGTTTCGTTTATATTGATTGCTATCTTAATCGTTGTCAATTTGGTTGTATCTGAATTGAACTTAACATTTGATTTAACACCAAATAGCATATTCTCTATTTCTGATACAACTGAAACGTTGTTAGAAAATAATGAAGATCCAATAACCGTCTATGCCTTATATGAAGCTGGAGGCGAAGATGAGACGATTATGAATATCTTAAAAGATTATGAAAAAGCAAGTAATTACATTAATGTTCAAAGCATTGATCCGGTCTTAAATCCAAACTTTGTTGAACAGTATAAGACTGGTCCGGATGAAATGATTCAAACTGGAAGTTTAATTGTTGTGAATGAAAATGCACCTACTCGTTTTAGGGTAGTATCTCCTTACGATATGTATGCATATAACCAATACACACAACAACAAACTTTGGATGCAGAACAAGCTATAACTTCTGCAATAGATTACGTTATAAAAGAAGAATTACCAATGGTCTATGTGGTAAGTGGACATAATGAAAGCTCATTGTCCTATAGTTTGACAGAGCAATTGAAATCACAGAACTATGAGTCAAAGGAAGTTAATCTTCTAACAGATGAGATCGAAGCAGCTGAAGATAATATCATAGTGATTAATTCACCTAAATTGGATTTAACTGAAGATGAAACTGTAAAAGTGACGGAGTATATGGAGGCCGGTGGGCGAGCAATTATCTTTGTGGACTTTAACACACCGGATATGCCGAACTTCAATAGTATTCTAAAACGTTACGGTTTAGCTGTTGATTCAGGTGTAATCGTAGAAGGTGATAAATCTCATATGATGGGATACTATGCAAATATTTTATTACCAAATTTAGAATCACATGATATTACAGATGGCTTAGCAGCTAATGATCTTAACGTAGTTATTCCGCAGGCAGCTGCTATTCGTGAACTTGATCAGAAGAAAAGTCAAACAGATGTAACACCCCTTTTAACAACGACAAAAGATGCTTACTTAAAAGCTGACCCTAATTCTCAAACTGTTGAGATGGAAGAAGGGGATGTGCCAGGACCATTTAATGTTGCTGTGGCAGTTACTGAAGATAACTATAATGATATAGAAAATACCACACTTACATCTAAACTTGTCGTTGTAAGTACTTCAGCTATTATGGAAGATAGTTTAATTGCTTCTACTGGTAACTTAGATTTCCTGATTAATGGAGCTAACTGGTTATCCGATCAAGAAGATAGTATATCTATATTACCAAAAAGTGAAATGCTAGAAAGATTGGTATTAGATCAAACTCAAGCTTTATTATATGCTGGATTCTTTATCATACTATTACCACTTATAGTTATCGTATACGGTATAAGCGTATGGTTAAGGAGGAGACATCTATAA
- a CDS encoding ABC transporter permease: MLAIFNKELKSYFKSPIAYGFIAFFLVMFGFYFFMINIFYSEPDYTYVLANITTILLLGVPLLTMRLLSEEKRMKTDQLILTAPINTSGYVLGKFLAALTLFIIPTVITFLHPLALSTFGTLPWAKIIGAYFGMILLGATFISIGLYISALTENQVVSAIATFAVFMLMLYIDNFKQIAPADVTSSVIFLAILIIAIGAFIYNSTKNKIVAGLISVLGLASIAVGYFIKPTIYEGIIVNFLDWFSLINRYSSGFYMGILDFSTVVYYISFTTIFVFLTIQVVEKRRWS; encoded by the coding sequence ATGTTAGCGATCTTCAATAAAGAATTAAAATCATACTTTAAATCACCAATTGCTTATGGTTTTATAGCATTTTTCTTGGTGATGTTTGGTTTTTATTTTTTTATGATTAATATCTTTTATAGTGAACCAGATTATACTTATGTATTGGCTAATATCACTACCATTCTATTATTAGGTGTCCCCTTACTAACCATGCGACTATTATCAGAAGAAAAGAGAATGAAAACAGATCAGTTGATATTAACAGCACCTATCAATACCTCTGGTTATGTTTTGGGTAAATTCTTAGCAGCCTTAACATTGTTTATTATACCAACAGTAATAACTTTTTTACATCCATTAGCATTAAGCACTTTTGGTACGTTACCATGGGCGAAAATTATAGGTGCTTATTTTGGAATGATTCTATTAGGCGCTACATTCATTTCAATTGGTTTATATATTTCAGCATTAACTGAAAATCAAGTTGTTTCAGCTATAGCAACCTTTGCAGTATTTATGCTAATGCTATATATAGATAATTTCAAACAAATTGCTCCGGCTGATGTTACATCTTCAGTTATATTCTTAGCAATTCTTATAATAGCTATTGGAGCATTTATTTATAACTCAACAAAAAATAAGATTGTAGCAGGTCTTATTAGTGTACTAGGTCTAGCTAGTATTGCAGTTGGTTATTTTATCAAGCCAACAATTTATGAAGGAATCATTGTTAACTTCCTTGATTGGTTCTCTCTTATTAACCGCTATAGTAGTGGTTTTTATATGGGGATTTTGGACTTTAGCACAGTTGTATACTACATTTCATTCACTACTATCTTTGTATTCTTAACAATTCAAGTTGTTGAGAAAAGAAGATGGAGCTAA